A single genomic interval of Syntrophobotulus glycolicus DSM 8271 harbors:
- a CDS encoding DUF3322 domain-containing protein → MCTRWSEPQWIREELRRRWDSGRILRALLTADDLFPLRLPLKRPKSNEVNANFAEISHWIKRLRDQSRQGIGFGYELIEKEMAHRQSGRNLLPTHAVIPTVRDALRLLKKEREADKFLEIAGTVAADWPPLREWAGRYPHKVLASGDDWNGILAVLRWFFAHPRCGLYLRQLDIPGVDTKFIEHRKGILTELLTIILPEETIDSSALSFEQRFGLRAKPVQVRMRLLDQAQYLQGLSDLTIPVEQLKNWSPAAERVFITENEINGLCFPDTGTSLVIFGLGYSVDILKEVAWLKEKNIYYWGDLDTHGFAMLDQVRSFLPQTCSMLMDESTLFRQRQLWSVEDQPFGGQLTRLTPEEHRLLCSLQDNTWGKGVRLEQERISFQQVKQFLSAL, encoded by the coding sequence ATGTGCACCAGGTGGTCTGAGCCGCAGTGGATCCGGGAGGAATTAAGGCGGAGATGGGACTCCGGCAGGATTCTGCGGGCGCTGCTGACAGCGGATGATTTGTTTCCGCTCCGTTTGCCGCTGAAACGACCGAAAAGTAACGAGGTCAATGCAAACTTTGCTGAGATTTCCCATTGGATTAAACGGCTCAGAGATCAGAGCAGACAAGGGATTGGTTTTGGCTATGAACTGATCGAAAAGGAAATGGCGCATCGCCAGTCCGGCCGGAATCTTCTGCCGACCCATGCCGTTATTCCGACAGTGCGGGATGCCCTGCGCCTGCTGAAAAAGGAACGGGAAGCGGATAAATTCCTGGAGATTGCCGGGACAGTGGCGGCGGACTGGCCTCCTTTACGGGAATGGGCCGGAAGGTACCCCCATAAAGTTCTGGCCTCCGGAGATGACTGGAACGGAATACTGGCGGTTTTGCGATGGTTTTTCGCTCATCCCCGTTGCGGGCTATACCTGCGCCAGCTGGATATTCCCGGGGTTGACACCAAATTTATTGAACATCGCAAAGGGATTTTAACGGAACTGTTGACGATTATTTTGCCGGAGGAGACGATTGACAGCAGTGCCTTGTCCTTCGAGCAGCGATTCGGATTGCGGGCCAAGCCGGTCCAGGTAAGAATGCGGCTGCTGGATCAGGCGCAATATCTTCAGGGTCTTTCCGATCTGACCATTCCGGTGGAGCAATTGAAAAATTGGAGTCCTGCGGCAGAGCGGGTCTTTATTACCGAGAATGAGATCAACGGGTTATGCTTTCCTGATACAGGGACCAGTCTGGTGATCTTCGGGCTGGGTTACAGTGTGGATATCTTGAAAGAGGTCGCCTGGTTAAAAGAGAAGAACATTTATTATTGGGGTGATCTCGATACCCATGGGTTTGCCATGCTGGACCAGGTCCGAAGCTTTCTGCCGCAGACCTGTTCGATGCTCATGGACGAAAGCACCTTGTTCAGGCAGCGCCAGCTTTGGAGCGTGGAAGACCAGCCTTTCGGGGGACAGTTGACCCGGTTGACTCCGGAAGAGCACCGGCTGCTCTGTTCACTGCAGGACAATACGTGGGGCAAGGGTGTCCGGCTGGAGCAGGAGCGGATTTCTTTTCAGCAAGTGAAGCAATTTCTTTCAGCGCTTTAG
- a CDS encoding TetR/AcrR family transcriptional regulator gives MDYSFCSSVLSFVTVVTEYVDELLMVKAKYIDLIGKMICNIIDLRRNAILNAAFKEFAERGFDEASTNVIAKESGISKGLMFHYVNSKKDL, from the coding sequence TTGGATTACTCATTCTGTTCGTCCGTCCTTTCGTTCGTGACTGTCGTTACAGAATATGTGGACGAGCTTTTGATGGTGAAAGCCAAATATATTGATCTGATAGGTAAAATGATATGTAATATTATTGACCTGAGACGGAATGCGATATTAAATGCGGCATTTAAAGAATTTGCCGAAAGAGGATTTGATGAGGCGTCAACAAACGTAATTGCCAAAGAATCCGGGATTTCCAAGGGGTTAATGTTTCATTATGTCAATAGCAAAAAAGACCTTTGA
- a CDS encoding RNA polymerase sigma factor has product MPDMERLYQEYARQVYKYIFSLCHHEQTAEELVQETFYRAFKSLNRYDGACKIYVWLCQIAKHLWYQTLAQGSKAQVTELSPEIPAPGHSPEEQLILRDGKMTLFKELHLLPEPMREVMYLRLTGGFSIII; this is encoded by the coding sequence ATGCCGGATATGGAGAGGCTGTATCAGGAATATGCGCGGCAGGTCTATAAATACATATTCAGTCTTTGCCATCACGAACAAACCGCCGAAGAACTGGTGCAGGAGACCTTTTACCGCGCTTTTAAGTCTCTGAACCGCTATGATGGGGCCTGCAAAATCTATGTCTGGCTTTGTCAGATCGCCAAACATCTCTGGTACCAGACCCTTGCCCAGGGCAGCAAGGCTCAGGTCACGGAGCTTTCCCCGGAGATTCCGGCCCCAGGGCATTCGCCGGAGGAACAGCTGATCCTGCGGGACGGGAAGATGACCTTATTCAAAGAATTGCACCTGCTGCCGGAGCCGATGCGGGAAGTCATGTATCTCAGGCTGACGGGGGGATTCAGTATTATAATTTAA